From the Primulina tabacum isolate GXHZ01 chromosome 3, ASM2559414v2, whole genome shotgun sequence genome, one window contains:
- the LOC142538662 gene encoding uncharacterized protein LOC142538662 yields MAPFEALYGRRCRSSICLNEIGEKSLAQPEFVEEMNEKIDLIRKRMKASQDRQASYANKMRRPLEFQVGGQVFLKVSPFRGTMRFGKKEKLAPRYIGPYTIVERIGLLAYRLNLPQSLSAIHDVFRVYMLRKYEPDPSHVLRHENVELDSSLSYVEYPLQILDRKEKQLRNKTIPLVMVQWSKHGTEEATWELEARMRQEWPHLFKNVTNYSMYSELPMY; encoded by the coding sequence atggcaccatttgaagctttgtatggtagAAGGTGTCGATCGTCGATATGTTTGAATGAGATTGGAGAAAAATCATTGGCACAACCTGAATTTGTTGAAGAGATGAATGAAAAGATTGATTTGATCAGAAAAAGAATGAAAGCATCTCAGGATCGTCAAGCTAGCTATGCAAATAAAATGCGTAGACCTTTGGAATTTCAAGTCGGTGGTCAAGTTTTTCTAAAGGTGTCACCATTTCGCGGCAcaatgagatttgggaaaaaggaaaagttagctccacgttatattggacCGTATACTATCGTTGAGAGGATCGGTTTGTTGGCTTATAGATTGAACTTGCCGCAAAGTTTGTCTGCTATACATGATGTGTTTCGTGTATatatgttgcggaagtatgagccaGATCCATCTCATGTTCTGAGACACGAGAATGTGGAGTTAGATAGTTCTCTTAGCTATGTTGAGTATCCTTTGCAAATTCTTGATCGCAAAGAAAAGCAGCTTCGTAATAAGACGATTCCTCTAGTCATGGTGCAGTGGAGTAAACATGGGACAGAAGAGGCAACATGGGAGCTCGAGGCTAGAATGCGTCAAGAATGGCCTCATTTGTTTAAGAATGTAACAAATTACTCCATGTACTCTGAGCTTCCTATGTACTAG